A window of Cryptomeria japonica chromosome 3, Sugi_1.0, whole genome shotgun sequence contains these coding sequences:
- the LOC131066807 gene encoding protein CURLY FLAG LEAF 2 has protein sequence MAVEKVNNELNVCEEDKEEVLKIVLRNFNGESNQTTLNLLGGNRKNSPTSSSSCRSETTESDLRGLGQSHCIPSGLKKCLDSKPRKMHYLNSDSEGEVLSRKKKSKFRSIEKDGVRLDLKLKLSTSKILHGSSKKNNVAEVAESALRLVGCYTCLMYFMVPTKDLQCPKCRGSFVIGFSSSF, from the exons atggcTGTTGAGAAAGTTAATAACGAGCTAAATGTATGTGAAGAAGACAAAGAGGAGGTCTTAAAGATTGTGCTGAGAAATTTTAATGGTGAAAGCAACCAAACCACTCTCAATCTTCTGGGTGGCAATAGAAAAAATTCACcaacttcttcatcttcatgtaGATCTGAGACAACAGAATCTGATCTTCGAGGGCTGGGCCAAAGCCATTGCATTCCCTCTGGATTAAAGAAGTGCTTAGACTCCAAG CCCAGAAAAATGCATTACCTGAACTCAGATTCAGAAGGAGAGGTTttatcaagaaagaagaaatcaaagttcAGGTCTATTGAAAAGGATGGAGTAAGACTAGACCTTAAACTGAAACTATCTACCTCAAAAATCCTCCATGGAAGCAGCAAAAAGAATAATGTTGCAGAGGTAGCTGAGAGTGCCTTGAGGCTTGTTGGGTGTTACACATGTTTAATGTATTTCATGGTGCctaccaaagatctccagtgtccAAAGTGCAGAGGTTCTTTTGTTAtaggtttttcttcttctttttga